In one window of Henckelia pumila isolate YLH828 chromosome 1, ASM3356847v2, whole genome shotgun sequence DNA:
- the LOC140862627 gene encoding pentatricopeptide repeat-containing protein At1g53600, mitochondrial, translated as MLACMKPNSMLYCHTSLCFCRNVLPEITLNLHLTFSTQALSKSPTRTSRFIVYCNTQITKHGQNGDIYEAESIFHRMPAKNVVSYTALLSAYATNGKIIDARRVFDEMPHRSVASWNAMITAYVRNVERVNGVEEGYRLFLRMPNRNAVSYAVMITGFVKVGRLEEAARLYGETPRNYRDPFCSNIMINGYFKSGKLEEAVKVFELMVEKNVVTWSSMVDGYSKSGRVSAARKLFDMVEECRNEFTWCAMIDGYMKTGCFEDGFELFLQMRREEKVGVEPTVATVVFESCGKMNRYREGCQLHGLFSRLGFEFDVFLGNSILTMYMRLGCMGAARKMLVVMNEKDVISWNSLLYGYVQAGRLEEACEIFEKANVKDSITWTTMITGFSTKGLMEKCIDLFNKMPVWDDVAWTAIISGFVHNGKHEEAICWFIKMLRIAVRPNSLTLTSLVSASAGLASLNHGLQMHALVVKMNMEHDLSIQNSLTSMYSRCGSINDAYSIFKSITSPNIVSFNSMINGFAHNGYGEEAFKLFEQLIDDELKPNEVTLLGVLSACTHMGLVDEGWEYFRSMSTFYEMMPGPDHYACMVDLLGRAGLLDEATKLINLMPFEPHSGIWGALLGASRTHLRIDLANLAAKHILELEPNNVVPYVVLSDIYGILGKRKEVERMRLSKRLSGIKKNPGHSWITVKDKVKLFLSGDMSDVYFEDMKVTLKTFQFETTQLQRLYADWLPP; from the coding sequence ATGTTAGCATGCATGAAACCAAATTCGATGCTTTATTGCCATACATCTCTCTGTTTCTGTAGAAACGTTTTGCCAGAAATAACTCTCAACCTCCATTTGACTTTCTCCACTCAAGCTCTCTCTAAATCGCCTACCAGAACCAGCAGGTTTATCGTTTACTGCAACACCCAGATTACCAAACATGGCCAGAACGGCGACATCTACGAGGCAGAGTCGATATTCCATCGTATGCCCGCGAAAAATGTTGTTTCTTACACCGCTTTGCTCTCTGCTTATGCAACCAACGGTAAGATCATCGATGCCAGGAGGGTGTTTGACGAAATGCCCCATAGAAGTGTTGCCTCATGGAATGCGATGATAACAGCATATGTGAGGAATGTGGAAAGGGTTAATGGGGTTGAAGAGGGGTATAGATTGTTTTTACGGATGCCAAACAGAAACGCGGTGTCCTATGCTGTGATGATCACAGGTTTCGTCAAGGTAGGTAGGTTGGAGGAGGCTGCGAGGTTGTATGGAGAGACACCACGAAATTATCGTGATCCGTTCTGCTCGAACATTATGATCAATGGATATTTTAAAAGTGGGAAGTTGGAGGAGGCTGTCAAAGTTTTTGAGTTGATGGTGGAGAAGAATGTCGTGACATGGAGCTCAATGGTGGATGGTTATTCCAAGAGCGGTAGAGTTAGTGCGGCCAGAAAATTGTTTGATATGGTGGAAGAGTGTAGAAATGAGTTTACTTGGTGTGCGATGATCGATGGATATATGAAAACGGGATGTTTTGAGGACGGTTTTGAATTGTTCTTGCAAATGAGAAGGGAAGAAAAGGTGGGAGTTGAGCCTACTGTTGCGACAGTAGTTTTCGAGTCTTGCGGAAAAATGAATAGATATAGAGAAGGATGTCAATTGCATGGGTTGTTCAGCCGATTaggatttgagtttgatgtgTTCTTGGGCAATTCTATTCTGACAATGTACATGAGATTGGGTTGCATGGGTGCAGCAAGAAAAATGCTTGTTGTAATGAATGAAAAAGATGTAATTTCTTGGAATTCTCTTCTTTATGGTTATGTTCAAGCTGGAAGACTTGAAGAGGCTTGTGAAATTTTTGAGAAGGCAAATGTCAAAGATTCCATCACTTGGACGACCATGATTACCGGATTCTCTACTAAAGGTTTAATGGAAAAATGCATTGATTTATTCAATAAGATGCCTGTGTGGGATGATGTTGCTTGGACCGCAATTATTTCAGGATTTGTTCATAATGGAAAACATGAAGAGGCTATCTGTTGGTTCATCAAGATGCTTAGGATTGCTGTGAGGCCAAATTCTCTGACTTTAACTAGCTTAGTTAGTGCTTCAGCTGGTTTAGCATCTTTGAACCACGGTCTACAAATGCATGCTCTTGTCGTTAAAATGAATATGGAACATGATTTGTCTATCCAAAACTCTCTGACCTCAATGTATTCAAGATGTGGAAGCATAAATGATGCCTACTCAATATTCAAATCCATTACTTCACCCAATATTGTTTCGTTCAATTCTATGATAAATGGATTTGCCCATAATGGATATGGAGAAGAAGCATTCAAGTTATTTGAGCAATTGATTGATGATGAGCTGAAGCCTAATGAAGTTACATTACTTGGTGTTTTGTCTGCTTGTacccatatgggacttgtagaCGAGGGATGGGAGTACTTTAGATCTATGAGCACATTCTATGAGATGATGCCAGGTCCTGATCATTATGCTTGCATGGTTGATCTCCTTGGCAGAGCTGGATTGCTTGATGAAGCCACAAAACTGATTAACTTAATGCCATTCGAGCCACATTCAGGAATATGGGGGGCCCTTCTCGGTGCTAGCAGGACTCACCTACGTATTGATCTTGCAAACCTGGCAGCCAAGCACATTTTAGAACTTGAACCAAATAATGTGGTTCCATATGTGGTATTGTCAGATATTTATGGCATTTTAGGGAAGAGGAAGGAGGTAGAACGGATGAGATTGTCCAAAAGATTAAGTGGCATAAAGAAAAATCCGGGTCACAGTTGGATTACTGTGAAGGATAAGGTTAAGTTGTTCCTTTCAGGAGATATGTCTGATGTATATTTTGAAGACATGAAAGTGACACTGAAGACATTTCAATTTGAGACCACGCAATTACAAAGGCTTTACGCCGATTGGTTACCTCCTTAA